One stretch of Arachis duranensis cultivar V14167 chromosome 1, aradu.V14167.gnm2.J7QH, whole genome shotgun sequence DNA includes these proteins:
- the LOC107493025 gene encoding uncharacterized protein LOC107493025, producing the protein MVSDSVPAALIPSAANTKNLGKKKRTNRSAKLKQNKIEARREQWLSQGSVKSKGCKDVIDSDGHELPLSSGNHGKRPLEQLETRHRVEEDDGLIHQHSDSESPANSPTGNDSGTNFTGSSGSSSGSSSSRSSSSYSSAGCCSGNITEEDDDEEEEGGGEEEGDDGCLDDWEAVADALAANDKRQNPCSDSPPSHGDESVVQMASSNCEDPNRGPNSGSRNLKPESANLVPWTGNCRAWRADDAFRPQSLPNLSKQHSLPISDRRCGGGVLWSRSAMPSSCPICCEDLDLTDTSFLPCLCGFRLCLFCHKRILEEDARCPGCRKPYECEAVVETEPSVLGGSLTLRLAR; encoded by the exons ATGGTTTCTGATTCAGTTCCCGCCGCTCTTATTCCTTCAGCTGCAAACACTAAGAACCTCGGCAAGAAGAAGAGG ACCAACAGGTCTGCAAAATTGAAACAGAACAAAATTGAAGCGCGTCGTGAGCAATGGTTATCCCAAG GTTCTGTCAAGAGCAAGGGGTGCAAGGATGTAATCGACAGTGATGGCCACGAGCTGCCATTGTCATCCGGGAATCATGGCAAGCGTCCGCTGGAGCAGTTGGAGACTAGGCACAGGGTGGAAGAAGACGACGGGTTGATCCATCAACACAGCGATTCGGAATCACCAGCTAACAGCCCCACAGGCAATGATTCTGGGACGAATTTCACTGGAAGCAGTGGCAGCAGTAGCGGGAGCAGTAGCAGTAGGAGCAGCAGTAGTTACAGCAGCGCTGGGTGTTGCTCTGGAAACATAACAGAAGAAGATGACgatgaagaagaggaaggaggaggggaagaagaaggtgatgatggtTGCTTGGATGATTGGGAGGCTGTGGCAGATGCTCTAGCCGCCAATGACAAGCGCCAGAACCCTTGTTCTGATTCACCTCCTTCACACGGCGATGAATCCGTTGTGCAAATGGCTTCATCGAACTGTGAAGATCCAAACAGGGGGCCGAATTCAGGGTCTCGGAATTTGAAACCTGAGAGTGCTAATTTGGTTCCTTGGACTGGTAATTGCCGAGCTTGGAGGGCTGATGATGCATTTCGACCCCAGAGTTTGCCCAATTTGTCCAAGCAGCACAGCTTGCCAATCTCCGACCGACGTTGCGGTGGTGGTGTCCTTTGGAGTCGCTCTGCTATGCCATCATCATGTCCTATATGCTGTGAGGATCTCGATTTGACAGACACGAGTTTCTTGCCTTGCTTGTGTGGCTTTCGGCTTTGCCTCTTTTGCCATAAGAGGATTCTTGAAGAAGATGCTCGCTGCCCTGGCTGCAGGAAGCCTTATGAGTGCGAAGCTGTTGTTGAGACGGAGCCTAGTGTGCTTGGAGGCAGTCTCACCCTTCGGTTGGCTCGATAG
- the LOC107493180 gene encoding formin-like protein 8 translates to MPSRGHAFAMAVVAAAIAMLLVAVIFFYLKKFACSWHYHHRHRVAASFRREAGFNQEDIRKVNNMKGLLAEENGIDILYMVETQGRHFKTSFPTRIFNPSYEDNEEKEEEEKRIDVLVQRSMHYETQEVPLLCESPGSGLMIHEDLVKPPPPPPKGKANMENNTLEVAESREKGASQTRLKPLHWDKVVANVDHSTVWDHINDGSFRFDNELIETLFGYSTKNQTNERNLCHASSAQLFLVDPRKSQNTSIVLRSLAISHKEIMDALDDGQGISLETLEKLTKIAPTQEEEAKIIQFSGNPDKLAHADSFLYCILKAVPTAFIRLKAMLFRSNHDFEAVQLKENLQTLEKGCKEMRASGLLLKFLEAILKAGNRMNAGTSRGNAQGFNLSALRKLPDVKSIDGKTSLLHFIVEQVAQSEGRREAMNQKHNIPKINSDISNSNENNNSLVQHETEKEYLMLGLQVLLGGIKDELSEVKKAAIIDHQNFIRMLYILNARVSEIREIVTKCCGDNNERGGFLKEMKGFVEECEEELKVVKDEHLRIMELVKKTNEYYLGGGGGSNPFELFLIVRDFVDMVNEVCSDLRRKIEKKNVGGGEGASTTPPLSPSKKAPLRFPKFDLHFLSNMSSATSCSSLSDDDF, encoded by the exons ATGCCATCCCGTGGTCATGCATTTGCAATGGCTGTGGTTGCTGCAGCCATTGCTATGCTACTTGTTGCTGTGATTTTCTTCTACTTGAAAAAATTTGCTTGCTCTTGGCATTACCACCATAGACACAGAGTTGCAGCGAGTTTTCGAAGAGAAGCAGGATTTAACCAAGAGGATATAAGGAAAGTTAATAATATGAAAGGGTTACTTGCTGAAGAAAATGGGATTGATATTCTGTATATGGTGGAAACACAAGGAAGGCATTTCAAAACTAGTTTCCCAACTAGAATATTCAATCCGAGTTATGAAGAtaatgaagaaaaggaagaagaagaaaagagaatagATGTATTGGTTCAAAGATCTATGCATTATGAGACTCAAGAGGTTCCATTGCTATGTGAATCTCCAGGTTCAGGTTTGATGATTCATGAGGATTTAGTtaaaccaccaccaccaccacctaaAGGAAAAGCCAACATGGAAAACAACACCTTAGAGGTTGCAGAATCAAGAGAGAAGGGTGCTAGCCAAACAAGACTCAAACCTCTACATTGGGATAAGGTTGTAGCTAATGTTGATCATTCTACAGTGTGGGAtcacatcaatgatggctcttTCAG GTTTGACAATGAACTCATAGAAACACTCTTTGGATACTCAACCAAGAACCAAACCAATGAAAGAAACCTATGTCATGCATCTTCTGCTCAGTTATTCCTTGTGGACCCTAGAAAATCCCAAAACACATCAATTGTGCTAAGGTCTCTTGCAATTTCTCACAAGGAAATTATGGACGCGCTCGATGATGGACAAGGAATCAGTCTTGAGACACTTGAAAAACTTACTAAGATAGCTCCtacacaagaagaagaagccaaAATCATCCAATTCAGTGGAAATCCAGATAAACTTGCTCATGCTGATTCATTCCTCTACTGCATCCTCAAAGCGGTTCCAACAGCATTCATTCGCCTGAAAGCAATGCTTTTCAGATCAAATCATGATTTTGAAGCCGTTCAGCTTAAAGAAAACTTACAAACGCTTGAAAAGGGTTGCAAGGAGATGAGGGCTAGTGGCCTATTACTGAAGTTTCTTGAGGCAATTCTCAAAGCTGGAAACCGGATGAATGCCGGAACTTCTAGGGGAAATGCACAAGGTTTCAACCTAAGTGCTCTTAGGAAGCTTCCTGATGTGAAAAGCATTGATGGGAAGACTAGTTTGCTACACTTCATTGTAGAGCAGGTGGCTCAGtcagaaggaagaagagaagctATGAATCAAAAGCATAACATTCCCAAAATCAATAGTGATATAAGCAACTCCAATGAAAACAATAATAGCCTTGTGCAACATGAGACAGAGAAAGAGTATCTGATGCTTGGTTTACAAGTGTTATTGGGAGGTATAAAGGATGAGTTATCTGAAGTAAAGAAAGCAGCAATAATTGATCATCAGAATTTCATTAGGATGTTATACATTCTCAATGCTCGTGTAAGCGAAATTCGAGAGATTGTAACCAAATGTTGTGGCGACAACAATGAGAGAGGTGGATTTCTTAAGGAAATGAAAGGGTTTGTCGAGGAATGTGAGGAGGAGCTTAAAGTTGTGAAAGATGAACACCTTAGGATCATGGAGCTTGTGAAGAAAACCAATGAGTATTATCTAGGAGGCGGAGGAGGATCAAACCCCTTTGAACTGTTTCTTATTGTGAGAGATTTTGTTGACATGGTGAATGAGGTTTGCAGTGATCTCAGAAGGAAGATAGAAAAGAAGAATGtaggaggaggagaaggtgcATCAACAACACCACCTCTTTCACCCTCAAAGAAAGCACCACTCAGGTTCCCAAAGTTTGATTTGCACTTTCTATCAAACATGTCAAGTGCAACATCATGTTCTAGCCTATCAGATGATGATTTCTGA